The segment CTTGCGGATGGGAAGCGGCACCAAGTTAAAGATACTGGAAGCAATGTCCATGGGAAAGCCGGTGGTAACCACCAGCATCGGGTCCGAGGGTATCGGGGCGGTGGACGGCCGGGAGCTGCTGGTCCGGGACGATCCCCGGCAGTTTGCGGAAGCGGTGGCGGACTGCCTGAATGATCCGGATCTGGCCGGCCGGCTGGGAGGGAATTCCCGGAAGTTGGTCCAGAACAATTACAGCTGGGAAACATCGGCCGGGCAGTTGACCCAGGCCTACCAGGAAACCATTAAAACATTCAGGAAACCAACCCCATGAAACTGCAGCTGGTGTTTGCCCCGCCGGAGACCCCGCCCCAGTTCGGCGAACTGGGGGAGCAGATCAATCCCCCCCTGGGGATCCTTTATCTGGCGGCCTATGTCCGGAAACATCTTCCCCATACCGAGATCTCGGTGGTTGACGGCCTGCGGCAGGGTTATGCTAAAACAGTTCAATCCGTTAAGGACTTCGGGGCCGATGTGGTGGGAATATCCTCGTTCACCCCTACTGCCTCCAGCGCATTGAGACTGGCCACCAAAATAAAAACCGAGAACCCCGGGGTGATGGTTCTGATAGGCGGACCCCATGCCACGGCTCTGCCGGAGGACTGCTTGAACAAAAGCCTGGCCGATGCGGTTGTCTACGGCGAGGGCGAGGAGACCCTGCGGCACATTGTTTCGCTTTACGACAGCGGGAAACAGCTGGCCGCTTTCCCATGGGAGCAGGTTGACGGCGTTTACTACCGGGGGAAAACTGGCATAGCCAACACCAAGCCCCGACGCTTCATCCAAAACCTGGACGACATTCCCTTTCCGGCCCGGGACCTGGTAGACATGAAGGACTATGCAGGATATTATTTGTACAAATCCAAACCCCAGACATTGATGATCATGTCCCGGGGATGCCCGGCCAACTGTACTTTCTGCTCCAAAAAGGTCTGGGAGACCTCTACTCCCAAGATCAGGGTCCGCAGCCCCAAAAACATTGCCGACGAGATCGAGCATTTAAAAAAAGAGTACGGCATCCGGGAGGTGTTCGACAATGGCGATGAGTTCAACAACCATCTGGCCAATGCCAAGGACGTCTGCCGCGAATTGATCTCCCGCAAACTGGATGTCGACTGGATGACCCTGGTGCGGGCGGTGCCGCTGGATGATGAACTGGTGGAGTTGATGGCCAGGTCAGGCTGCTGGTGCGCTGGTTTGGGGATAGAGAGCGGCAATCCCGAAGCCCTAAAGGGGATCTGCAAGGGGATAACCCTGCCGCAGGCCGAGCAGGCCTGCCGGCTGCTCAAGAAACACGGCTTGAAGGTCCACGCCTTCTTCATGCTGTTCAATGTCTGGGAGGAGCAAGGCGCGTTAAAATACGAGGACGCGGCCATGACCCGGAACACCCTGAACTTTGCCCGGAGCCTGGTCGACCAGAAACTGCTGGATTATCTGGGATGGTCCATTACCACCCCTTATCCCGGCAGCCAGCTGTATGACATGGCCCTGCGCCATAAATTGATACCGCCGGAACTTTCGGGCAACTGGGATGCCTGGCTCAAGGATACTTCCTTTATCCTGAACCTTCCGGGGGTCAGCCACAAGGAGATGGCTGATATGAAGGCCAAGGGTTCTTTGCTTCGGGCCCGGCTGATGCTGCGGTCCGGGGGCATCGGATTGAAAGATGCAAGCTATTTCATAAAGAAAGCGGGCAAGCTGGCCCACAATCTAATAACTGCCTGGCGGGAGAAGAAGTGACCGGGAAAAATGCCATAATATTCATAGATACCGAATCAGGACTGGAAGGCCCCTGGCGGGAGTACCTGGATTTTGCGGAGGGGATCAGCCAGATCTCCAAGGTGCTGCATAGATACAAGGTCCCCGCGGTCTTCAACACCTGCGGCAAGCTGCTGGAGCTGCATCCCCAGCTTTTTGTGGAATTGGAAAGGCAGGGGCACGAAATAGCCCTGCACGGATGGAAGCACGAAAACCTGAGGATGCTGGATGACCAGTGGCTGGAAAAGGTACTGGCCCGCAGCCATCAGGCTTACAGCCAGACCCTGGGGCACAGTCCATACGGGTTCCGGGCCCCCTGGCTGGATTACGATCAAAGGCTGCTGGAATGGCTGAATAGAAAGGGATATCTCTGGGTCAGCCACCGGCACCTGTTCTTCCGGGAAAGGTTCTTTTCCCCGGCGGCCCGGCCCGAGATCCGGGCGGGGCAAAGAATGGCGGGGTTATGGGCCAGGTGGCAGGAAAGGAATTTCCCCAAGACACCCTACCAGAACAAACAGGGGTTAAAAGAACTGCCCCTGACCTCCTCCATGGATGGGGAGCTGCTGGGTCTGGTTTCGCCACTGCAGCCATCGCCGGCAAAAGACATAGACTTTGCTGTCAATGCCTGGCACCAGCAGCTTTTGCGGGCGCCGAACTTTTTCACCCTGAACCTGCACGACTGGCTTATCGCCAGCGGCAACCGGCCGGACGTCCTGAATAAAATGATCTCCCTGCTGTTGTCGCAGAATTATAAAATAACCACTGCCCGCCAAATAATTTAAGATTATTCCCATGCTTTATCCCGAAGACAAAACAACAGACCTGAGCATCTCCATCGTCAGTTACAATGTCAAGCGGCTGCTGGGGCTGTGTCTGGAGTCTATCCAGGCACATACCAAGGGCATCAGCTATCAGGTGATCGTGGTGGATAACGGCTCCCGCGACGGCACGGTAGCGATGCTGGCCGAAAAGTTCCCCTGGGTAAAAGTGATGGCCAACCGCAAAAACAGGGGCTTTGCTGCGGCCCAGAACACCGGCCTGGGAATGGGCCGGGGCCGTTATCTGTTCTCCCTGGACAGCGACACTTACATCACCGAGGATACCTTTACCGCCATGGTCCGGTTCATGGACAAGTATCCACAGGCCGGGGCCGCCGGGGCTAAACTGTTGTCTCCCCAGGGGGTCCGCCAGTATTCGCGGCGGCGGTTCCCTCCATCCATCTGGCCGGTGCTTTACCGGGGATCGTTTTTGAAAAATATTCTGCCGCCATCCGCCCAGGTCCGTTATTACGAGATGTCGGATGTGGTTCTGGCCTCAGAGACAGAGGTGGACTGGGTCTATGGCGGGAACATAATCTTCCGGCGCCAGGCCCTGGAGCAGGTAGGACTTTTTGACGAAAGGTTTTTCATCTATTGCGAGGATATCGACATAAGTTACCGGCTGCAGGAGCACGGCTGGAAGCGTTACTTTGTACCCGACGCCAGGATATTCCATTACGGGCAGCAGGGAACAAACCAGATCAAAGTCCGCTCTTATTGTCGCCATGTGCTCAGCTATCTCAAACTATTTCAAAAGTACGACTGGAAACTGGACGAGCGCTACACCAAGAACTTTGACCGGAAGGAAACAACGACGGAGATGATACTGCTGATGGTTTGCAGTAACCAAAAGGGGCTTTTGGCAAAATGCTTGGAGAAGATTTACCAAAACCCTCCCGCCGTGCCCTTTAAGGTGGTAGTGGTGGATGAAGCCAGCCAGGATGGAACCCTTGAATATTTAAAAGCGGAACGGCCCGAGATCGCATGGATATCCAATAAAAAGCCAAAGGGATATCTGCGGGCAGTGAACCAGGCGATAAAAATGACGGAATCAAAATACCTGGTGCTGGTTCCGCTGGTACCGGCTGCCATTTATGGGCAGATGGGCCGGCTCCATGACTTTATGGAACATACAGATAAGGCCGGAATGGCCGGGATGGTTTCTGATGGCAAGGGCCCGTCCTTTCTTCCGGAGAATGACCTTAACGAAAAGGAGTTATTCCTCGCAAATTGCATGATGGTTCGTCGCAACCTCCGGGGACTGTCTCTGCTGGATGAAAAGACAGGCAAAAAAGACAATGACTTTGAATGGTGTTCCCGTTTCCGGAAAGCAGGCTGGGCGGTTTATTATCTGCTTAACACCTGATTCCGGTTTCCAAAAACACGAAGAGAAAAGGAAATTAATGGCAAAAATACTGGTTACCGGGTGCTCCGGTTTCATAGGCTCACACCTGGCCGAAACACTTCTGTCCAATGGCCATAAGGTAGTGGGTCTGGACGACCTTTCCGGGGGGTTCCTGGAAAACAATCCCGCCGGGATGATCTTCCGGCAGGGGTCCATCACCGACCACGGGCTGGTGGACAGCCTGTTTCAGGAGCATGGGTTCGAATACGTGTTCCATCTGGCTGCTTATGCGGCCGAAGGCTTAAGCCATTTCATCAAAAGGTTCAATTACACCAATAATCTGATCGGCAGCGTCAACCTGATCAATGCCGCGGTGAATGCGGGAACGGTCAAATGCTTTGTATTTACCTCTTCCATTGCGGTTTACGGTCCCAACCAGGTCCCGATGACGGAAGACATGGTGCCGCAGCCGGAAGACCCGTATGGCATCGCCAAATATGCGGTGGAAATGGACCTTAAGGAAAGCCACGAAATGTTCGGACTTAATTACATCGTGTTCCGTCCGCATAATGTCTACGGGGAACGGCAGAACCTGGGAGACCGGTACCGCAACGTGATAGGCATCTTCATAAACCAGATAATGCAGCAAAAACCGATGACGATCTTCGGCGACGGCCAGCAGACCAGGGCGTTTTCATATATCGGGGATGTGGCCCCCGTTTTGGCCAGGTCGATCGAACGCCCCCAGGCCTATAACCAGGTTTTCAACATTGGAGCAGATGCCCCATATTCGGTGCTGCACCTGGCTGAAGTGGTGGCCCGGGCCATGGGAAGCCGGTCCGAAATAATAAGGCTGGAGGCCCGCAAAGAAGTGGTCCATGCTTTTTCTTCCCATGATAAAGCCAAAGCCGTATTTGGTGACTTGATGCACAATGTTTCCCTGGAAGAAGGCATTGCCAGGATGGTCAATTGGGCCAGGATCGCCGGCATCAGACGGGGAGTTAAATTCGGGAACATAGAAGTAGAACGAAATATGCCCAGATCATGGAGAGAACTGACAGAGTGAAAGCATTAAAAGCTAATCGGAAGCTCCCTGAATTGATCCCGTCAGCAGAAATATCAAAACAAATATTCAGACCTTATGTCCACACAGAAAAAAATAAAGCAACCGCTGGTATCAATCTCCCTGATCTCGTCTAATGAGCTCAAGCATCTTAAGATACTAATGCCTTCCCTTGAGGAATCGTTGACGGGCATCGATCATGAAATCCTCCTGGCGGACAATGGCTCCCGAGATGGGTCGGTAGAACATTTCTTGCAGCAGTATCCCGAGGTAAAGATCTGCATAAACCGAAACAAGCGGGGTTACGGGGCCAACCACAATCTCAACATCAAGCGGGCCCGGGGCGCTTATGTCATGGTATTGAATGCCGATCTTAAGTTCGAGAAAAACACCATTCAGGACATGGTCGCTTTCATGGAAGACAATCCTGATTGCGGCGTCAGCAGCTGCCGGTTGATGAACTGGGACGGCAGTGGGATCCAGCATAATTGCCGGACCTTTCCCACCCTGGTCGACATCTGGGCCCGGAGGTTCCCCTTCAAGAACAAAAGGCTGCATGCCATAGCCGACCGCCATGAGATGTTGCAGCACGACTATAGCCAAAATTTTGAGACCGACTGGTTCCAGGGTTCTTTCATGTTCTTCCGGCGCGAGGCCCTGGATCAGATCGGCGGGTTTGACGAAAGGTTCTTTTTGTATTTTGACGACGTGGACATCTGCCGCCGGATCCATATGGCCGGCTGGAAAGTATTGTATAACAGCCGGGTTTTTGCCCATCACCGTTTCCACCGCCAAAGCGCCAACCCCCTGAACCGGCTGTTCCGGGTTCATCTGAACAGCATGGTCAGTTATTTTCAAAAATACGGCTGGAAATTCTGGCCCCAGCCGGAGGAAGATCATTCGGCCGTCAAGCCGGAGGTGAAGGGCCCGAAGGTCGCCATCGTTCACGATTACCTTACCCAGTACGGGGGGGCGGAACGGGTGCTGGAGATGCTGCTGAAGATATTTCCCGGGGCCGACCTGTATACCCTGGTCCGGCAAAAAGGGGACGGGCTGCTGGAGGAACACCTTAATATTGAGCAGGCCAAAACCTCTTTTGTACAAAGCCTGCCCGGTTCTCCCTGGGGGCAGTTCCGCGAATACCTGGGATTCATGCCGGTGGCGGTGGAAAGCTTTGATTTTACCGGTTACGACATTGTGATCTCCAGTTCCAGCGCCTGGGCCAAAGGGGCCATCACCGATCCCCGCACCTGGCACCTTTGTTACCTGCACAGCCCGATGCGCTTCGTCTGGGACTGGTACCATCAGACACTTAAAGAACATGCCTGGCCCTTGAGGCTGCTGCTTAAATCCATGCTCAGCAGTATCCGGCGCTGGGATGTGATGAGTTCCCAGCGGCCAGATCTGATCATAGCCAACTCCCGGGAGGTTCAAAAGCGGATCTCAAAGTACTACCGGAGGGATTCCCTGGTGCTTCACCCGGCGGTGGATACCGAGTTCTTCGTCCCTCAAAACGACGGGGGGAGCAGCGACTACTACCTGGTGGTCTCCCGGCTTAAGCCCTATAAGAGAGTGGATCTGGCGGTGCAGGCCTTCAATCTGACCGGCCGGGCTTTGGTGGTGGTGGGAGACGGTTCCGAGATGAAACGGTTAAAACGAATGGCCCTGTCCAATGTCCGCTTTGCCGGCAAGGTTTCCGACCGCCAGCTGCTGGATTATTACCAGAACTGCCGGGCCCTGATATTCCCCACTCTGGAGGATTTCGGGCTGACCCCGCTGGAGGCCCAGTGCTGCGGCAAGCCGGTGATAGCCTACGGCCGGGGCGGCGCCCTGGAGACGGTGGTGGAGGGCAAAACCGGGACTTTCTTTTATCAGCAGACGGTGGAGTCTTTGATAGAAGCCATAAGACGTTTTGAAAAAACAGGATTTGACCGGGAGCAAATAAGAAAGCATGCCTGGAGTTTCAATCAGGAGAGTTTTATACGGCAGTTAAAAAAAATAGTGGATGTTGAATACGCAAAGTTCCGGGAGGGGAAGCCATGACATTAAGAAAAAAGTGGGGGGAAATATTTCCGGCGCTGGTTCTGCTGACCGACTGTCTGACGGCCTGGCTGTCGGCCGGCCTGACCCAGTGGCTGTGGTTTGACCTGCTGCCGTTCGCCAAGTCGGGCCGGGGCTCGGTGCCCGAGCTGAAGCTGTGGGTCCTGCTGGCCTATGTGTTTTGGCTGGCCCTGATCGGCAGCTACCGCCGGGTGGGAAAGCAACCGCGTCCGGAACAGGTGCTGGACCTCTTAAAGTCCTCCCTGTACAGTTTGATCGCGCTGGTTACCATAGTGTTCCTGCTGAAGGGATATTACTATTCCAGGGGTTACATCGTGATGTATTTTGTCATCACCCCGGTGTTTTTGACCATCAGCCGGCTGCTGCTTTTCAAATTGAATCTTAGCCGGATGCAAAAGGGGTGGGGGGTAAAAAATGCAGTGATCGTGGGAAACGGTCGTTCAGCCAAGGCGATATTGGATCATTTGATAACCAATCACGCCCTGGGTTACAGGATCATGGGGTTTTTGGTGGAGACCTCCAGGGATCTTAATTTCAGCTACTGCGGGGTAAAGGCCCTGGGCCTCTATACCGAATGCCAGCGGACCATTCCCCAGCAGCAAGTGGAGGAAGTATTCATTCCGGATCTCTCCCGCCACCTGGCCGATTACAGCCATATTCTGGAATACTGCCACAGTCAGAAGATAGAAGTACGGATAGTGTCGCACCGCACCGACTTGTTGGCCAGGGTGGCCGGCATTTATGACATGGCGGGGATATCCCTGTTCCGGCCCCATTATCCTCTGTTCCAAAAGTCCTACCGGGCCTTTAAAAGAACGATCGATGTCCTGGGTTCCGGCCTGGGTCTGCTGTTCCTTTCCCCGGTATTCGGGTTATCGGCAATTATGATAAAGCTCGATTCGCCGGGGCCGGTCTTTTTCCGGCAGATCCGGCTGGGGGAGGCGGGCCGCGAATTCAAATTATTCAAATTCCGGACCATGTTCCAGGGATCTGAAAAGAACAAGCACCGGCTGATGGAACAGAACGAAGCCGACGGACCGATCTTCAAGATCCGCAACGATCCCCGGATAACCCCGGTGGGGCGCTGGTTGCGGCGTTTGAGCATGGATGAACTTCCCCAGTTGATCAACGTCTTTCTGGGCGAGATGAGCCTGGTCGGTCCCCGCCCGCCTCTTCCTTTCGAGGTGGCCCAATATAAAGAATGGCACAAAAGAAGGCTGGAAGGCCCCCAGGGCATGACCGGGCTTTGGCAGATCTCGGGGCGCAGCGAATTGTCCTTTGAAGAGATGGTGCTGTTGGACATTTATTACCTGGAGCACAGTTCCCCAGTGCTGGACACAGAAATTCTTTTCAAGACCATTCCGGCGGTCATCCTGGGCGGGGGGGCATACTAGCCCGATCAAGGCAATTGACAACAGATCAGAGGACCCTAAAAATGGCAAACGCCGATAAACCCAGGTTGTCCCCCAATGTGATCCGGCTGGGCTGGGTCAGTCTGCTGACAGACATCTCTTCGGAGATGCTCTATCCGATAGTGCCGATTTTCATCACCTCGGTGCTGGGGGCGCCGATGGCGGCCCTGGGCCTGATAGA is part of the bacterium genome and harbors:
- a CDS encoding glycosyltransferase, which codes for MSTQKKIKQPLVSISLISSNELKHLKILMPSLEESLTGIDHEILLADNGSRDGSVEHFLQQYPEVKICINRNKRGYGANHNLNIKRARGAYVMVLNADLKFEKNTIQDMVAFMEDNPDCGVSSCRLMNWDGSGIQHNCRTFPTLVDIWARRFPFKNKRLHAIADRHEMLQHDYSQNFETDWFQGSFMFFRREALDQIGGFDERFFLYFDDVDICRRIHMAGWKVLYNSRVFAHHRFHRQSANPLNRLFRVHLNSMVSYFQKYGWKFWPQPEEDHSAVKPEVKGPKVAIVHDYLTQYGGAERVLEMLLKIFPGADLYTLVRQKGDGLLEEHLNIEQAKTSFVQSLPGSPWGQFREYLGFMPVAVESFDFTGYDIVISSSSAWAKGAITDPRTWHLCYLHSPMRFVWDWYHQTLKEHAWPLRLLLKSMLSSIRRWDVMSSQRPDLIIANSREVQKRISKYYRRDSLVLHPAVDTEFFVPQNDGGSSDYYLVVSRLKPYKRVDLAVQAFNLTGRALVVVGDGSEMKRLKRMALSNVRFAGKVSDRQLLDYYQNCRALIFPTLEDFGLTPLEAQCCGKPVIAYGRGGALETVVEGKTGTFFYQQTVESLIEAIRRFEKTGFDREQIRKHAWSFNQESFIRQLKKIVDVEYAKFREGKP
- a CDS encoding polysaccharide deacetylase family protein; the encoded protein is MTGKNAIIFIDTESGLEGPWREYLDFAEGISQISKVLHRYKVPAVFNTCGKLLELHPQLFVELERQGHEIALHGWKHENLRMLDDQWLEKVLARSHQAYSQTLGHSPYGFRAPWLDYDQRLLEWLNRKGYLWVSHRHLFFRERFFSPAARPEIRAGQRMAGLWARWQERNFPKTPYQNKQGLKELPLTSSMDGELLGLVSPLQPSPAKDIDFAVNAWHQQLLRAPNFFTLNLHDWLIASGNRPDVLNKMISLLLSQNYKITTARQII
- a CDS encoding sugar transferase; amino-acid sequence: MTLRKKWGEIFPALVLLTDCLTAWLSAGLTQWLWFDLLPFAKSGRGSVPELKLWVLLAYVFWLALIGSYRRVGKQPRPEQVLDLLKSSLYSLIALVTIVFLLKGYYYSRGYIVMYFVITPVFLTISRLLLFKLNLSRMQKGWGVKNAVIVGNGRSAKAILDHLITNHALGYRIMGFLVETSRDLNFSYCGVKALGLYTECQRTIPQQQVEEVFIPDLSRHLADYSHILEYCHSQKIEVRIVSHRTDLLARVAGIYDMAGISLFRPHYPLFQKSYRAFKRTIDVLGSGLGLLFLSPVFGLSAIMIKLDSPGPVFFRQIRLGEAGREFKLFKFRTMFQGSEKNKHRLMEQNEADGPIFKIRNDPRITPVGRWLRRLSMDELPQLINVFLGEMSLVGPRPPLPFEVAQYKEWHKRRLEGPQGMTGLWQISGRSELSFEEMVLLDIYYLEHSSPVLDTEILFKTIPAVILGGGAY
- a CDS encoding radical SAM protein, translating into MKLQLVFAPPETPPQFGELGEQINPPLGILYLAAYVRKHLPHTEISVVDGLRQGYAKTVQSVKDFGADVVGISSFTPTASSALRLATKIKTENPGVMVLIGGPHATALPEDCLNKSLADAVVYGEGEETLRHIVSLYDSGKQLAAFPWEQVDGVYYRGKTGIANTKPRRFIQNLDDIPFPARDLVDMKDYAGYYLYKSKPQTLMIMSRGCPANCTFCSKKVWETSTPKIRVRSPKNIADEIEHLKKEYGIREVFDNGDEFNNHLANAKDVCRELISRKLDVDWMTLVRAVPLDDELVELMARSGCWCAGLGIESGNPEALKGICKGITLPQAEQACRLLKKHGLKVHAFFMLFNVWEEQGALKYEDAAMTRNTLNFARSLVDQKLLDYLGWSITTPYPGSQLYDMALRHKLIPPELSGNWDAWLKDTSFILNLPGVSHKEMADMKAKGSLLRARLMLRSGGIGLKDASYFIKKAGKLAHNLITAWREKK
- a CDS encoding glycosyltransferase family 2 protein; the protein is MLYPEDKTTDLSISIVSYNVKRLLGLCLESIQAHTKGISYQVIVVDNGSRDGTVAMLAEKFPWVKVMANRKNRGFAAAQNTGLGMGRGRYLFSLDSDTYITEDTFTAMVRFMDKYPQAGAAGAKLLSPQGVRQYSRRRFPPSIWPVLYRGSFLKNILPPSAQVRYYEMSDVVLASETEVDWVYGGNIIFRRQALEQVGLFDERFFIYCEDIDISYRLQEHGWKRYFVPDARIFHYGQQGTNQIKVRSYCRHVLSYLKLFQKYDWKLDERYTKNFDRKETTTEMILLMVCSNQKGLLAKCLEKIYQNPPAVPFKVVVVDEASQDGTLEYLKAERPEIAWISNKKPKGYLRAVNQAIKMTESKYLVLVPLVPAAIYGQMGRLHDFMEHTDKAGMAGMVSDGKGPSFLPENDLNEKELFLANCMMVRRNLRGLSLLDEKTGKKDNDFEWCSRFRKAGWAVYYLLNT
- a CDS encoding NAD-dependent epimerase/dehydratase family protein, coding for MAKILVTGCSGFIGSHLAETLLSNGHKVVGLDDLSGGFLENNPAGMIFRQGSITDHGLVDSLFQEHGFEYVFHLAAYAAEGLSHFIKRFNYTNNLIGSVNLINAAVNAGTVKCFVFTSSIAVYGPNQVPMTEDMVPQPEDPYGIAKYAVEMDLKESHEMFGLNYIVFRPHNVYGERQNLGDRYRNVIGIFINQIMQQKPMTIFGDGQQTRAFSYIGDVAPVLARSIERPQAYNQVFNIGADAPYSVLHLAEVVARAMGSRSEIIRLEARKEVVHAFSSHDKAKAVFGDLMHNVSLEEGIARMVNWARIAGIRRGVKFGNIEVERNMPRSWRELTE